GCATTCATCCGCATCACGCCGGCCACGATGGGAGGCCATTTGAAGCCGCTGCCATCGAGCCGCTTCCAATACATCACAAGGCCGCTGCCATCCCAGACGACAATCTTCACCCGATCGGCGCGCTTCGCACGGAACACCACCGCCACGCCCTTCATCGGGTCATGGCCCAGCGTCTCCTTCGCCAACAGCGCCAAGCCCTCCGCACCTTTTCTGAAGTCCACAGGTTGCGTCGCCACGTAGATCATGAGGCTCGCGGGCGGCATCAGCATGAACGTGTCCGTCGAAGCGCCAAGAACATCACTCAACACAGCAAGGCCAGGCGTCCCCCGCACCTCCACGCGTGCCCCCTGGAGCTCAACCGTCACTACGGCTGCTTCCGGCGACCCGGTGGCCTCTGCGGCCGCTGGTAGCGCCGATTCCGACACCACCGGCACGAACGACAGCGTGTCCGCCGAAGCCGGCAGCACTGGCCCAAACGCGCCCGGCGCCGCCAGTCGTGCACCTGCTGGGGTCGGCACCCATGGCGACGCGCGACATCTGTGACAATCGCGCCCGGCTCGAGGCTTTCCGCGGCAATCTGTGCCTTCAAATCGTCCGGCCAGCGCTTTCGACCTGCGCCTGCGTACACTTCGATACGCGGTGACAACGGTCGTCTTATGTCGTCCGAATGGTCGTCCATTGTGAGCACCCTTGCAGAAGATGACTCTTCTAGCGGTGCTCTCAGGATTGAGTACCAAAATTCTCAAGGGCCTCAACGCCACGCTTACTTTTGGTCGTAGTGATAACACTCACCAGCGCGAACTCACCGGAGAAGCGGGTTCGTCATTGCAGAACAGATTCCCGGATCGCGGCCGAACGATAAAGCTGGACTGAAAGTGAGCAATCGTACCCCCCGCTTGCCAAAAAGAACCCGCGGGAGCGCCGGAAAATCACCCTATATCGGCATCCGCCAAACCGGCGACATATCATCCCTTATGGCCACTTTTCTTTCCACAGCATAAATTCGATCTTGCCAGGGACATCAAGATGCTCAGGAAAATCGGGAAAGGAAACTGACTTTCCGTCTCGTACGAAGATGGCAACATCAGTCCCGCTATTCGTTTCAGAATAATGTTCTCGCCTTACCTTCCCGCGACTGGAATCGAACACAAAGCGTGTCGAATTGATCCATGATGGTGAAATGAAGTTAAGACGATCAGAAATGTGCCAGACGCGACTCAAACGCACGCGGAAGGCTGCGGAGAAGTTGATGGGATCCGGAATGAAGATCGACAGATTGCGCACGCCCCTGTCGTCGAGCATTTCCAGGAGTCGATAAAGGACCAACTGGTGATCATTAGTGTTACGTAGCAGCGGAAATTGGTTGTAAAGTCTAAGCTTGCGCTGTCGAAGCTCTGCGATCTTTTCGGACACTTCGTCACAAATTTCGTATGGGTGCACGATGTGGAAGGTGATACGGAGGTTATGTTTCGCAAAGAGATCAATTTTCTCCGCAGTGAAAGCCTTCGGTTCATACACGATCGCCCTTGTATGAATTCGGATTGACTTCACCGATGGAACCGATCGAATTCCTTCAATGATTGCCTCCAGCCGTGATCCTGGCAGGATCAACGGATCTCCACCCGACAGGATCACCTCAGTGACTTCTGGTTGGCTACGAAGGTATTCGAGCAGATAACGCAGATCTGCATCTAGTTCAGATCGCCCGTCAATGGCGGCGTTCTCTCTAAGTACGTCCGTGCGGAAGCAATACTGGCAATTCCCAAAGCACCTCGAGGTGGTCAAGAAAAGCACGCGATCGGCGTACTTTCTGACGGCGGAGGTCTTATTGGCGGGGCCACACGCATTTGACCGGTCGTCGACGAAGTCCTTTACCTCGTTGGGGGCCCTCAATGAGATTCTGTCCCGCGTTGGAAAGGACACCCGGTGAAGCGGTCCCAGATGATTGCCTAGCGCCCCAACTTCTTCCTTGATCTTCCTTTCATAGAATGGCGTGACCTTCACGGGTAACAGGCCCTCCTCGATCGAGATGGCCCTGAATACCTCATTGATATGGAGCTGGTTCATATCAATCTCGTTCGATTGTTTCGGACTAAGACGTAGGCAATGAGGGCAGTCGATGCGATATAAGAAACAGAAGACGCGGCGCTGAATATGATCAACCCGGAGGGAATCAAAATCGCAGCAGCGAGCAACCACGCAGCCAATCCTCCTCGGAGCCTAACCAATGCAATCGCAGAAATCACGTAAACGGCAATAAAGTTCGTTCCAGCCAAGCTGAACATCATTTCAATATCGAGCAACCCAATCTTGTCGCAGACCACGATTACGATCAGTGATGCAGCCACGAAATAGACACTGTTGCGGGGCGCACCGTCGCGCAAGTATCCGAGGCTGGCAGGAAGGAAGCGTCGACCGGACAGGTAAAGAACAAGTCGTGAGACGGCCACAACTGACCCGAAGAGATTGGCAACGATCAGCGATACACCAAGCAAAGGAACCAGCCAGCCTGGTGCGAATGGCGCGACTTGCGCCGCAGCCTGAAATATTGGTGTATTGAAATTCGCCTTAATATCAGCGATATGCACGAGCGCCGCGCTGCCGACGTATGCACTACAAACCAGAACAAATGCGAAGAACATTGCTCGGCCAAAATTCTTAGGATTCCGAAAATCCGCGGACAAATGGGACGCGATTTCCCAACCCGTGAAGGAGAAGAAGATCAACGGGATCTGACTCGCAACCGACAAGAAATCTGAGGGGCGACTGAACCCAACACCGCTGGCTCGCACTGCTAGCACGATGAGGGCAACGAGAGCGCCTACCAGAAGGAATAACGACGATCCGCCCACCAGCCTCACGCCACTTGAGAGTGTCTCGCCGCCAGACAGGGCAATGAAGGCAGCAAGCAAAATCAACAGCGCGGCAAGCAGATGAATATCCACGCTGGAGCCGGTTAATTTCTGTAAGTAGGCCGATCCCACAATTGCGATCGATGGCAAACCCAATAATGTCGCTCCAAGAAAGAGCAGTGCCACGAGCAACTCTGGGTACTGGCCGAAGGCAAGTTTTGCATAGTATGCAACCCCGCCAGTGTTCGGATATGCGCTACCGAGAACAACCATCGTTGTTAGGATCGGTACAGAGAGCAGCGAACATGCGAGCCAAGCGTAGATGCCATCCCGCCCGATTTTCTGGAACACAAGTCCTGGGAGCACGAGGATGCCGGACCCAAGGATTATTGTGACTATAAGCAATATCCCTGAGGCAAGTCCCAGGTGTCCCTTGAACTCACCTTGACTTTCATCTTTCACACCAGTCCTCGGAATGAGAAATAGATTCTCTGTAGTAACCACACCGAGTCGTGCGTCTGCGTACTACCGACAGTATGTCGCAAGCGGGCATCACCGCAGCGTCTCTCATTTGCAAGACCATTGACCCTGCTCAATCATTGTACGGCCACAAAAGCGAAGCGCGACCGGCCACATTGCCTGACACCCAAATTGGTCTCAAGATCCAGGTGGAGAGAAGGACGGAGGGAAGCCGTTGACATGCCGCCAGTCACTTGAAGTGCAGAGGGCACTCGAGTGGAGCGTCCTCATTGTTGTCGGGGATCATGTACTGCTGCCACTGCGCTTCCCCTAGAACGTACGATCCTAGCAATGGGCTGTGTGTGACATCATCATAGATGTCGATGCTGCGTCTGATCTTCGCTGTAATAGCTCTGCCTCGCTGATCGGCGGGAGCTGCAATGTCGAAGATCTTTCGCGGATTGATAACGAAGGCCAGTCCGGCTCCCATGTTCCTGCTTCTGCGAAGAACGTAGGCAGGATGACTTACATTCACGAAGAGTTCACATCCGTGAAAGCACATCGTCCACGTGTGGTGCGCAGGATCCTTGGCCACGTGCACAGGCCAAGGTCGCCGATCTTCATCGATGAGAAACTGCATCGCTTCTATGAAGACCTGTTTGAAGTGATCCGTGGTGGAGAGCGCGGCGACTGGCTCAAAAAGCACGAGGAGTGGGTGGTGGCCCTTAACATCGAGAGCGTCGATATCGATCTGTTCAATGTAAGTTCGTAAGCCGCAAGCTAGAATATCAAGCTCGTACCGTGATTTTCCGTAATCGTATGGAATGAGGAGAAAGCGCAACTTGCCGCGCTTGACCGCGCTCCGCCCGAAAAAACATGGAAATCCAGGACCGTTTTCGGCCACATTGTTGAACTTCGATAGAACATACGAGATCGCTGCGTGCCCCCACTGGAATTTATCAGTGAGGTTGGCAAGTTCTCCTTGATTGATTAGCATATGTTTTCCTCGGATTTAGGTGACAAGCATTGTTGACGATCCCTGACGGATTGACGCGATGCGGCGTACACGTTTGCGACGACCGGCTCCGTTCTATCGGCCCCTACCGTGTTCCCGCGCAAAGAGCATCCCTCATAAAGCGTTGCCGGATGTCTCCATCTGGGCCCCCAATGCGCGGGGTCGGCTCGGGAGCGCAGCCACTGCTGACAACCGTATGTTCGGCGCGCCCGACCAAGGGATGAGTTGTTCTCAGTCCATGATACAGCGCGTTCGCGGATCCCTTGCAGGCGTCGTGCCAAATGAGAAACTCATTTCAGAGCAATACGACCACTCCGACATCGCTATGTCGGATGTCCTACAGACGACACCGAGGCTCGCAACGGCGCGCGAGTCAGGGGGCATTGAGGGCGGCAAAGGAGGATGCGAGTTCGCCGAGGACGTTCGCTTTGCGCGGGCACGGCGGTTGTTGCCCTATTGAACCAACTCGGCGGGTTCAATGCTCCGCTTTCGGCGATGAGCCTTGCGTAGCGACTTTCCTGCGAATGGTCGCTCCCCTCTTTCGGCAGGAACAGGCATTTGTCATCAAGATGCTGCAGCATTTTTGCGGTGCAATCGAAGGTATCGCAAGGACGCTATTCGATATGGCATTGCTGCGGCAGTCGCTTGAAGAGCTTGCTTGTCCGCAGAGCGCATAGCGGATCATCGCAGCGGACAATCGCTTCGCGAGCACACATTCAAACACATCTGCGGGCAACACGAACGAAGGAGAGTATCTACGCGAGCGAACGGGTCCTGCCCCGGGCGGATAGCTCTGTATTCGTGATTGACAACATATTTTTGTAGGCAGCCAAAGCACGTAACAGGCGCATCGCCATAAAATAACGCGGCGATCGCACCCCTATCTGCGTTGCCATCCGCGCGCATGTGATCGCCAAGCACCGCGACCGACCCGATCCCGCCGCCGAGTTCGCAACGCGATGCGCCCAAGATGCATGGCTCCGTGATGTTTGTGCCTCATGACACCACCTTTCTCCGACGACGCGCGCGGCCGCCGCTGTCAACGATCCGCGATCGAGGCGTCAACGCCATGGCATCCGCTTGCGGGCCAATAGGCTCCGCGGCGGTTCGAGGCTTGCGCAGTCGCGCGCTCCGTGCCGCAGCACTTGCCGCAGCGCTGCTCTGGCGTTCACCGAGCGCCGACAGGCCCTCCCCACGCTCAAGCCTCTGCTCGAGGTCCGCCAATTCTGCCTTGCACTCGATTACAACCGTTGAGCGCGAAGGAGTGTTATCTTGAGCTCGTCTCGTCGCCTCGATATTTCTTCGAGCTCCCAATCGCCCTGCATCATCTTTCTTGTTATCTATAATTGCCGATGCGTGTCCGGCGGTCAGCTTTAAGAACACAGGTTCGGCATCTCGCCGCCATGCGATACTTGCGCTTGAGCCTCAGGTTAACGGCCGCGCGGTCGATTGCCTCGTGGCATAACGTTTTGACTATGGTGCACACCATCTCTTTGAGTCCCGCCATTCGTCCATGCCTTGTACCGGGCAATTGGATAGCGGCCGACAAACTGAACGCCACCCGAAGATGAGAGACGTCGCGAGGCAGCTGCGCGCTTTGGACGCGAGCGCATCAGGACAGCTCTGACCGCGATCAATTGAGCAAGTCTCATCTGAATATGTCGATCAGGGTTGGACGACGATCATGATCGCGACGGATTTCGCCGCATCTTCAAGCAACCGGCATGCCAAAGACATTTGAGAGCTTTCTCGATGAAAGGACAGCTCTCGCCGCACTGTCTGGATGCAGACATCTTGTTGTCGCGCCTAAGCCAAGCGACGTCTTGAACGAGACAGTTCAACGTCGCAGCACGACGTCGATAGCCGCGATTACTGAAGAGAAACCTCCCTTGCAGCCAGAATGCTCTCACCAATTTCGGGTGGCGCGCTATCGAGTAGAACATTCTATCAATAGACATGACGCCGGTGATGCGAACGCGACCGCGGCGAGACGATCGTCTCAACAAAGCAAAAGATCGGTGTTCTGGAGAGCGCAATCCGGAGCCAACCTATTGAATGAGCAAGACAGTACAAGCAAGGTAGCATCGCCGTGGCGTCACCAGCGTCCGTCGCGTGACCGGCGACTCGCCGCAACCGTGACGCCCGCGACACCGATAGCGCTCACGCAGCTTGGGCACGTCGCAATGATGGGCCAGCGAGCCGATCAAGCACCGCTGGCGCTGAGTGCGGAGGACGTTGCCCGTTTCCTGGAGGCTGTCCCGATCCTGCGCGACCGCATTGCGTTGGTGACGGCCTACGCTGCCGGGGCTACGGGTCGGCGAGGTCGGCCGCCTGACGCCAGCGCAATCGACAGCAAGCGCATGCTGATCCTGATGACGGCCCGCAAGGGCGGCAACGATCGCTACATGATGCTGTCGCTGCGGCTGCTCATCATCCTGCGATCCTATTGGTATCTTGCCAAACCGCGCCATTGGCTGTCTTCGGGATGCAATCTGGGCGATCTGGTGAGCGTTGCCACCTCCAGGAGACTTGCCGCAAAGCTTGGCAGCATGCCCGCCTCGATCAGCGGGTGATGGCACATGTTCTGCGGCACAGCTTTGCTACTCACCGTTATGGGCGCGGTACTGGTATCCGGCTCATCCAAGTACTTCTTAGGCATGCGCGACTGTCGTCGACGGAGCGATGCACGCAAGTCGCAACCAATCGGACGCACTAGCCAGAAGTCCGCTCGACGATCTCGACGCACGATTGAGATCTCGCCCAGGGCAGGTGCCGGGCGCACGTCCGCGTTCGAGGTGGCGGACTCTTCCCCCAGCGCGGCAATGCGCTCCGCGTCACCCACGCCGGGCACCTGAGCCGGTTCCAGCTACGCTTAATGGGGGTCATCGAAGAGTGCTGGACTGCGGCGCGCTCGTGCCCGGCTCGCGCATCCTCAGGCGCAACCAAGCTCAACTCTAAAGATTTCGATCGCTTGCACTGAATGCGAAGGTCGACCGACTGTGCCGCGAGCTCCACCTTGAGCTCGTTGCTCAGTGCAACCACGCATGGCCCGAAGCGCCGCGGTCG
The DNA window shown above is from Bradyrhizobium sp. ISRA464 and carries:
- a CDS encoding YqcI/YcgG family protein, whose translation is MLINQGELANLTDKFQWGHAAISYVLSKFNNVAENGPGFPCFFGRSAVKRGKLRFLLIPYDYGKSRYELDILACGLRTYIEQIDIDALDVKGHHPLLVLFEPVAALSTTDHFKQVFIEAMQFLIDEDRRPWPVHVAKDPAHHTWTMCFHGCELFVNVSHPAYVLRRSRNMGAGLAFVINPRKIFDIAAPADQRGRAITAKIRRSIDIYDDVTHSPLLGSYVLGEAQWQQYMIPDNNEDAPLECPLHFK
- a CDS encoding amino acid permease; this encodes MKDESQGEFKGHLGLASGILLIVTIILGSGILVLPGLVFQKIGRDGIYAWLACSLLSVPILTTMVVLGSAYPNTGGVAYYAKLAFGQYPELLVALLFLGATLLGLPSIAIVGSAYLQKLTGSSVDIHLLAALLILLAAFIALSGGETLSSGVRLVGGSSLFLLVGALVALIVLAVRASGVGFSRPSDFLSVASQIPLIFFSFTGWEIASHLSADFRNPKNFGRAMFFAFVLVCSAYVGSAALVHIADIKANFNTPIFQAAAQVAPFAPGWLVPLLGVSLIVANLFGSVVAVSRLVLYLSGRRFLPASLGYLRDGAPRNSVYFVAASLIVIVVCDKIGLLDIEMMFSLAGTNFIAVYVISAIALVRLRGGLAAWLLAAAILIPSGLIIFSAASSVSYIASTALIAYVLVRNNRTRLI
- the tnpB gene encoding IS66 family insertion sequence element accessory protein TnpB (TnpB, as the term is used for proteins encoded by IS66 family insertion elements, is considered an accessory protein, since TnpC, encoded by a neighboring gene, is a DDE family transposase.); translated protein: MLPASADTLSFVPVVSESALPAAAEATGSPEAAVVTVELQGARVEVRGTPGLAVLSDVLGASTDTFMLMPPASLMIYVATQPVDFRKGAEGLALLAKETLGHDPMKGVAVVFRAKRADRVKIVVWDGSGLVMYWKRLDGSGFKWPPIVAGVMRMNAAQLSALLAGMDWTRMHAPRIPQPKALA
- a CDS encoding radical SAM protein — its product is MNQLHINEVFRAISIEEGLLPVKVTPFYERKIKEEVGALGNHLGPLHRVSFPTRDRISLRAPNEVKDFVDDRSNACGPANKTSAVRKYADRVLFLTTSRCFGNCQYCFRTDVLRENAAIDGRSELDADLRYLLEYLRSQPEVTEVILSGGDPLILPGSRLEAIIEGIRSVPSVKSIRIHTRAIVYEPKAFTAEKIDLFAKHNLRITFHIVHPYEICDEVSEKIAELRQRKLRLYNQFPLLRNTNDHQLVLYRLLEMLDDRGVRNLSIFIPDPINFSAAFRVRLSRVWHISDRLNFISPSWINSTRFVFDSSRGKVRREHYSETNSGTDVAIFVRDGKSVSFPDFPEHLDVPGKIEFMLWKEKWP